From the genome of Hymenobacter sp. PAMC 26628, one region includes:
- the rpsJ gene encoding 30S ribosomal protein S10 → MNQKIRIKLKSYDHNLVDKSAEKIVKAVKATGAIVSGPIPLPTQKEKFTVLRSPHVNKKSREQFQLCTYKRLVDIFSTSSKTVDALMKLELPSGVDVEIKV, encoded by the coding sequence ATGAACCAGAAAATTCGCATCAAACTCAAGTCTTACGACCACAACCTCGTAGACAAATCGGCTGAGAAAATCGTGAAAGCCGTAAAGGCTACCGGCGCCATCGTTAGCGGCCCAATTCCGTTGCCGACGCAAAAAGAGAAGTTTACCGTACTGCGCTCGCCTCACGTGAATAAGAAGAGCCGGGAGCAATTCCAACTCTGCACTTACAAGCGTTTGGTGGACATCTTCTCGACTTCGTCGAAAACGGTAGATGCTTTGATGAAGCTGGAACTGCCTAGCGGCGTTGATGTGGAAATCAAAGTCTGA